Proteins encoded within one genomic window of Lysinibacillus sphaericus:
- a CDS encoding ABC transporter ATP-binding protein — protein sequence MGFFQKPFGYEPILSKEDVKQVVKKKKGPRAADWKSTLWRLWKIVDEQRMLLVIVLFLVMVSSLLALLGPYIVGKIIDLYVMQGELNGLGSKITLLIGIYVLLAISLFLQNYWMIGIAQQTIYRLRTSVFTHFQKLPISFFDRRQHGELMSRMTNDIEAVSSTLNSSFIQVFSSVLTLGGTLIIMLSLSPLLTILTMTIIPIMFWAMRWITRRTAPLFKEQQSAMGALNGMIEETISGQRIVKAFSQEERVKAEFRDKSLRLKRTGFWAQTYSGYIPKVMNFLNNMSFTIVAGIGGVLALYGHVSIGVIVIFTEYARQFTRPLNDLANQFNTVLSAIAGAERVFSLLDEQSEMEMSTAKNHTLVGQVTFKHVFFKYDVAQESYTLKDINFTVEPGQTVALVGATGAGKTTILQLIARFYEVTKGEVLFDGINVQQIERQALRSQMAFVLQDPFLFETTVRENIRYGRLDASDEEVIEAAQLANAHEFIMKLKDGYDTVLKADGREISQGQKQLLSIARALIANPKILLLDEATSSIDTVTELAIQEALDRLMQGRTSFVIAHRLNTVHNADVILVMQKGELVEAGLQQELIESGGIYAQMLSASAYHLEE from the coding sequence ATGGGATTTTTCCAAAAACCTTTTGGCTATGAGCCGATTTTATCGAAAGAGGATGTAAAACAGGTTGTAAAGAAAAAGAAAGGGCCACGAGCAGCAGATTGGAAAAGTACATTATGGCGTCTATGGAAAATTGTCGATGAACAACGGATGTTATTAGTCATCGTACTATTCCTTGTTATGGTCAGCTCACTTTTGGCGCTATTAGGACCGTATATAGTCGGCAAAATAATTGATCTATATGTGATGCAAGGCGAGCTCAATGGACTAGGCAGTAAAATTACGCTGTTAATCGGAATTTATGTGCTTTTAGCTATCTCGTTATTTTTACAAAATTATTGGATGATTGGGATTGCCCAACAGACGATATATAGGCTGAGAACAAGTGTCTTTACTCATTTTCAAAAGTTACCTATCTCGTTTTTTGATAGACGGCAACATGGCGAGTTAATGAGTCGCATGACAAATGATATTGAAGCAGTTAGCTCTACTTTGAATAGTTCTTTTATACAGGTGTTTTCCAGCGTTTTAACGCTTGGGGGCACGCTTATTATCATGCTAAGCTTGAGCCCATTGTTAACGATCTTAACAATGACAATTATTCCAATTATGTTTTGGGCAATGCGCTGGATTACACGTCGAACTGCTCCGTTATTTAAAGAGCAACAATCAGCAATGGGAGCGCTCAATGGCATGATTGAAGAAACTATTTCTGGACAGCGAATTGTAAAGGCCTTTTCACAGGAAGAGCGTGTAAAGGCAGAATTTCGCGACAAAAGTTTACGTTTGAAAAGAACAGGCTTTTGGGCACAGACGTACTCTGGATATATACCAAAAGTCATGAACTTTTTAAATAATATGAGCTTTACGATTGTTGCTGGTATTGGTGGGGTGCTTGCACTTTACGGTCATGTATCAATAGGTGTAATTGTTATTTTTACAGAATATGCTCGCCAATTTACACGACCATTAAATGATTTGGCGAATCAGTTTAATACAGTACTCTCAGCTATTGCAGGAGCTGAGCGTGTATTTTCATTACTCGATGAACAGTCTGAAATGGAAATGTCTACTGCAAAGAATCATACATTAGTAGGACAGGTAACATTCAAACATGTGTTTTTTAAATATGATGTGGCACAGGAATCTTACACACTAAAAGATATTAACTTTACGGTTGAGCCAGGGCAGACGGTTGCTTTGGTAGGGGCAACTGGTGCAGGGAAAACAACGATTTTACAGTTAATTGCTAGATTTTATGAGGTGACGAAGGGCGAAGTGCTATTTGATGGTATAAATGTACAGCAAATTGAACGGCAAGCACTCCGTTCCCAAATGGCCTTTGTATTACAGGACCCTTTTTTGTTTGAAACTACAGTAAGGGAAAATATACGTTATGGCCGTTTAGATGCTAGTGATGAGGAAGTTATAGAAGCGGCGCAGCTCGCTAATGCGCATGAATTTATTATGAAACTAAAGGATGGTTATGATACTGTTCTCAAAGCAGATGGTCGTGAAATTTCCCAAGGTCAAAAGCAATTATTATCCATTGCACGGGCACTAATTGCTAATCCGAAAATTTTATTGCTTGATGAGGCAACGAGTAGCATTGATACCGTAACAGAATTAGCAATCCAAGAGGCACTTGACCGACTGATGCAAGGACGCACAAGCTTTGTCATTGCACATCGATTAAATACTGTGCATAATGCAGATGTCATACTCGTTATGCAGAAGGGTGAGCTAGTTGAAGCAGGTTTACAGCAAGAATTAATTGAATCTGGGGGCATTTACGCCCAGATGCTAAGCGCCTCCGCATATCATTTAGAAGAGTAA
- a CDS encoding ABC transporter ATP-binding protein, translating into MKVIFSYVKPYKWTAVIALCLMLMELFVELIQPLIMAKIIDDGVRAQNQQMIIQWGAVLLILSFIAFLAGVINSYFSSHTAQSFAFDLRNALFEKIQSFTLATYQKFSTASLITRLTNDVTQVQTVLFMSLRIMLRAPLAVVGSIVMAFVVNAKLALFLVIGAPIIFLFLIFMVAKGVSYFGKVQKRVDRLNRVLQENLQAMRLVKAYLRGKYEASRFEQVASHLKVDTVKALRTMEYIMPVLLFVMNMSLLAVLWFGTKQVATGTAPLGDIVAIVNYAMRITGSFSMFAFIIIFYARAKASAERMTEVLAVDNEVESTSSSIVGASSDLKLGELVFHNVSFQYPGTDATVLSNVSFQVKSGEKLAIMGATGAGKSTLLQLIPRFYDVTEGQIYVEGKDVQQWDLQELRDIIGYVPQQSLLFTGSIADNVRWGDTKAEMDEVLNATMQAQIHASVEDFPSGYDTRVGQKGVNLSGGQKQRLSIARALLRKGHILMLDDSTSALDVKTEQALWDALSEESATMLVVTQKIRTAKGADHILLIDEGKVVAYGSHEDLLQTSELYQKIAISQQEVK; encoded by the coding sequence GTGAAAGTAATTTTTTCGTATGTAAAACCTTATAAGTGGACAGCCGTTATTGCATTATGTTTGATGCTTATGGAATTATTCGTAGAGCTGATTCAACCGCTTATTATGGCCAAAATTATTGATGATGGTGTACGTGCTCAAAATCAACAGATGATTATACAATGGGGAGCCGTATTACTTATTTTATCTTTTATCGCCTTTTTAGCCGGTGTCATTAATTCATATTTTTCATCACATACTGCGCAAAGCTTTGCTTTTGATTTGCGTAACGCTTTGTTTGAAAAAATACAATCTTTTACATTGGCTACGTATCAAAAATTTTCTACAGCTTCGCTCATTACTCGGCTAACAAATGATGTCACACAAGTTCAAACAGTGTTGTTTATGAGCCTTCGTATTATGCTCCGAGCACCACTTGCTGTTGTGGGAAGCATTGTTATGGCATTTGTTGTCAATGCAAAACTAGCATTGTTTTTAGTTATTGGGGCACCAATCATTTTTCTTTTCCTGATTTTTATGGTTGCAAAAGGTGTGTCTTATTTTGGGAAAGTGCAAAAGCGTGTAGACCGATTAAATCGAGTGCTTCAAGAAAATTTACAAGCAATGCGCCTCGTGAAAGCTTATTTACGTGGAAAATATGAGGCTTCACGTTTTGAGCAGGTGGCATCACATTTGAAGGTGGATACTGTTAAAGCACTGCGCACGATGGAATATATTATGCCGGTCTTATTGTTCGTAATGAACATGAGTTTATTGGCAGTTCTTTGGTTTGGTACAAAGCAAGTTGCTACAGGGACAGCACCGCTTGGAGATATTGTAGCGATTGTCAACTATGCAATGCGTATCACAGGTTCGTTTTCAATGTTTGCTTTTATTATTATTTTTTATGCCCGTGCGAAAGCTTCAGCAGAACGCATGACAGAGGTGTTGGCTGTTGACAATGAAGTAGAAAGTACTTCGTCATCGATAGTGGGGGCATCTAGTGACCTGAAATTAGGGGAGCTGGTATTTCATAATGTCAGCTTCCAATACCCAGGTACAGATGCGACCGTCTTGTCCAACGTAAGTTTTCAAGTGAAGTCAGGTGAAAAATTAGCCATTATGGGGGCTACTGGTGCTGGTAAATCGACATTACTACAGCTTATTCCTCGTTTTTATGATGTGACAGAAGGACAGATATATGTCGAAGGAAAAGATGTTCAACAATGGGACTTGCAAGAACTACGCGACATTATAGGCTATGTTCCGCAGCAATCTTTATTATTTACAGGTAGTATTGCTGATAATGTACGTTGGGGGGATACGAAAGCGGAAATGGACGAAGTGTTAAATGCAACGATGCAGGCACAAATCCATGCATCTGTGGAAGACTTCCCGAGTGGTTATGATACGCGCGTTGGGCAAAAGGGAGTTAATTTATCAGGTGGTCAAAAACAAAGATTATCGATTGCGAGGGCACTATTAAGAAAAGGGCATATATTAATGCTTGATGATAGTACAAGTGCACTTGATGTTAAAACAGAGCAGGCACTATGGGATGCGCTTAGTGAAGAAAGTGCAACGATGCTCGTTGTCACACAAAAAATTCGTACGGCAAAAGGTGCAGATCATATTTTGTTAATAGACGAGGGTAAAGTGGTCGCCTATGGTTCACACGAAGACCTTTTGCAAACTTCTGAGCTCTATCAAAAAATCGCTATCTCCCAGCAGGAGGTGAAATAA
- a CDS encoding DMT family transporter, whose product MERLKGILFIITGAMLWGATGPLMEWLLNHTALTVSFMLTIRLSVAGIFLLTYLLLTGKDIFSIWQQKFWSRQLITFGIVGMLGVQYAFVGAINESNAVLATLLQFLAPIFVVAYVSLSLKKWPPKYQVLGIIGTLLGLFLLLTNASFESLLVSNKALLWGVAVGLTFAFYTLYPARLMKEWNVLLVVGWGMLIGGVTLGIVSRVWQSNQWTVFTDFKITGLMLALIVTGTVAFILFLSSMKYITAVETSILSSIEPLTAMVISVIVFGTSLGLWQLVGVFVMLVCVTWLSIAGEKA is encoded by the coding sequence ATGGAACGATTAAAAGGTATACTTTTTATTATCACTGGAGCGATGTTGTGGGGAGCAACAGGACCTTTAATGGAATGGTTACTCAATCATACAGCATTGACAGTTTCTTTTATGTTGACAATTCGTCTATCGGTTGCAGGTATTTTTCTACTTACATACTTATTGTTAACAGGTAAAGATATTTTTAGCATATGGCAACAAAAATTTTGGAGTAGACAGCTTATAACCTTTGGTATTGTAGGAATGCTCGGTGTGCAATATGCTTTCGTTGGAGCGATAAATGAAAGTAATGCTGTATTAGCCACGTTACTACAATTTTTAGCGCCAATATTTGTTGTTGCTTATGTATCTCTTAGTTTAAAGAAATGGCCACCTAAATATCAAGTATTAGGTATTATAGGCACATTACTCGGTTTATTTCTACTACTAACGAACGCTTCTTTTGAATCTTTATTAGTTAGTAATAAAGCCTTATTGTGGGGAGTAGCAGTTGGATTAACGTTTGCTTTTTACACATTGTATCCCGCACGTCTGATGAAAGAGTGGAATGTGCTCCTTGTCGTAGGCTGGGGGATGCTAATCGGTGGTGTGACGTTAGGTATAGTAAGTCGTGTATGGCAATCCAATCAGTGGACGGTTTTTACAGATTTCAAAATTACAGGTTTAATGCTGGCGCTAATCGTTACGGGCACAGTTGCCTTCATTCTATTTTTAAGTAGCATGAAGTATATTACTGCTGTAGAGACAAGTATCTTATCAAGTATCGAACCGTTAACGGCGATGGTGATCTCAGTTATTGTATTTGGTACATCACTTGGATTGTGGCAATTAGTGGGAGTTTTCGTTATGCTTGTTTGTGTAACATGGCTATCAATCGCAGGAGAAAAGGCATAA
- a CDS encoding bifunctional diguanylate cyclase/phosphodiesterase, which yields MSLMHKSFTIDEHYINSLPFPAIVIKQNGQATISGKHAEELFGFSVTDITGHTTPSIHENLLRNLSSETFQAILHNTESTYIDKVQVYTHSEEEISSALLAKPFIEQGEHLILIMFMLPELMINSVSNSSTYVDLKQGLDSTFMTVTLDRDGFILECNAEFLKISQWTPKRVIGKTFWQLFPENEASEKITNTIWRNLNNGHTWQGEIEKVTKTGQSYWVLLTAIPTFNLEANEQQFILIEKDITKSKTIQHQLEKIAYIDTETGLMNAHRLEKVITKMIEEEKHFSFVYLSIDKFYTLKELHDQQINQSLIIEFTNRIKMYFQDSTMARINENDFVVITPLSEWFIQGFLSYLQQHPIYSSNIAVPISISGGITRYPEDQTTFSQLMKASIATITNVREAGGDKIVSLSKATHKALNRKALIEKRLLQALDQKNLKVLYQPQVDIYSGKITAVEALVRWEDEVIGVVSPDELIPIAEETGLINNIGSFMIEKACEQALIWKKAGHNLKVAINSSVREFRDKNMAKSILDMLAKTNCPANLIQIEITEKFALEAEAATFITQQMRKLENEGIAFVLDDFGTGYGSFRYMQILPIETLKIDKTFTSSLLKSEKTQKLMHGMVQLGKSMELKVVAEGVETAEQADLLITYGCDAIQGFYISKPVTPDEIEALLIK from the coding sequence ATGAGTCTTATGCATAAATCATTTACGATAGATGAACATTATATAAATTCACTTCCTTTTCCTGCAATTGTCATAAAGCAAAATGGACAAGCAACAATTTCGGGAAAACACGCTGAAGAACTATTTGGTTTCTCAGTTACTGACATTACAGGACATACTACTCCATCCATACATGAAAATCTACTAAGAAATCTTTCATCTGAGACGTTTCAAGCGATTTTACACAATACAGAAAGTACATATATAGATAAAGTTCAAGTGTACACACATTCTGAAGAAGAAATCTCTTCAGCATTGCTGGCAAAACCATTTATTGAACAAGGTGAACACCTTATTTTAATTATGTTTATGTTACCAGAGTTAATGATTAATTCTGTTTCAAACAGCAGTACATATGTAGACTTAAAGCAAGGCTTAGACTCTACATTTATGACAGTGACTTTGGATCGTGATGGCTTTATATTAGAGTGTAATGCAGAATTTTTAAAAATTAGCCAATGGACACCAAAGCGAGTAATCGGCAAAACTTTTTGGCAACTATTCCCTGAAAACGAAGCGAGTGAAAAAATTACAAATACGATATGGCGCAATTTGAATAATGGCCATACGTGGCAAGGGGAAATCGAGAAGGTTACGAAAACAGGGCAGTCCTATTGGGTACTTCTCACAGCTATCCCAACTTTTAATTTAGAGGCAAATGAACAACAGTTTATTTTAATTGAGAAGGATATTACAAAATCTAAGACCATTCAACACCAACTTGAAAAAATTGCTTATATCGATACAGAAACAGGCTTAATGAATGCCCACCGTTTAGAAAAAGTGATTACAAAAATGATTGAGGAAGAAAAACACTTCTCCTTCGTCTATTTAAGTATCGATAAATTTTATACATTAAAGGAATTACACGATCAACAAATCAATCAAAGCCTAATTATCGAATTTACAAACCGCATCAAAATGTACTTCCAAGACAGTACGATGGCTCGTATTAACGAAAATGATTTTGTTGTCATTACGCCATTAAGTGAATGGTTTATACAAGGCTTCTTGTCCTATTTACAACAGCATCCAATCTATAGCAGCAATATCGCAGTACCTATTTCAATTAGTGGTGGTATTACACGCTACCCTGAGGATCAAACAACCTTCTCTCAACTAATGAAGGCCTCAATCGCAACGATTACGAATGTGCGTGAAGCAGGTGGTGACAAAATTGTCTCCCTTTCAAAAGCAACACATAAAGCATTAAATCGAAAAGCTTTAATTGAAAAACGTCTGCTACAAGCGCTAGACCAGAAAAACCTAAAAGTACTTTATCAACCACAAGTTGACATCTATTCGGGTAAAATTACAGCGGTAGAAGCGCTCGTTCGTTGGGAAGATGAAGTGATTGGTGTCGTTTCACCAGATGAACTAATTCCAATCGCTGAGGAAACGGGTCTTATTAACAATATTGGATCGTTTATGATAGAAAAAGCTTGCGAGCAAGCACTTATTTGGAAGAAGGCTGGTCATAATTTAAAAGTGGCTATTAACTCATCTGTGCGTGAATTCCGCGATAAAAACATGGCCAAATCCATTCTTGATATGTTAGCCAAAACAAATTGCCCTGCCAATCTCATTCAAATTGAAATTACTGAAAAATTCGCCTTAGAAGCAGAAGCTGCTACCTTTATTACACAGCAAATGCGAAAACTTGAAAACGAAGGGATTGCTTTTGTTTTAGATGATTTCGGTACTGGTTATGGTTCATTCCGATACATGCAAATTTTACCAATCGAAACATTAAAGATTGATAAAACATTTACTAGTTCGTTATTAAAGTCCGAAAAAACACAAAAGCTTATGCATGGCATGGTACAGTTAGGAAAATCTATGGAGTTAAAAGTGGTAGCTGAAGGCGTTGAAACAGCCGAGCAAGCTGATCTATTAATCACTTACGGCTGTGATGCTATTCAAGGTTTTTATATTAGCAAACCTGTTACACCAGACGAAATCGAAGCATTACTTATAAAATAA
- a CDS encoding threonine/serine exporter family protein, producing MDIITQLIVSFFSTAGIAIIFNVPRKTLFHCGFVGVIGWMIYYLLTEQGLDVVDASFFSSFIIAIVAHLYARRFKMPMIIFIVAGIIPLVPGGMAYNAMRNVVEDDYLQGLQYGLKAFLITGAIVMGLVFAEVLMQFVFRAIRSSKSKLQRTYRK from the coding sequence ATGGATATAATTACACAATTAATTGTGAGCTTTTTTTCAACAGCAGGTATTGCGATTATTTTTAATGTACCAAGAAAAACCTTGTTTCATTGTGGTTTTGTTGGTGTGATTGGCTGGATGATTTATTATCTTTTGACTGAGCAGGGATTGGACGTTGTAGACGCTTCGTTTTTCAGCTCATTTATCATTGCAATTGTTGCACATTTATATGCACGCCGCTTTAAAATGCCGATGATTATCTTTATTGTGGCGGGAATCATTCCGCTTGTGCCAGGGGGGATGGCCTACAATGCAATGCGTAATGTTGTGGAAGATGATTATTTACAGGGCTTACAATATGGGCTGAAGGCGTTTTTAATTACAGGTGCAATCGTGATGGGCTTAGTGTTTGCAGAGGTCCTAATGCAATTTGTATTTCGTGCTATCCGCTCAAGCAAGTCGAAGTTGCAAAGAACTTATCGAAAATAA
- a CDS encoding threonine/serine ThrE exporter family protein has translation MLSREVDNELTIDCLLLAGRIMIESGAETYRVEDTMLRMAQSQNMLDAQCYATPTGIIFSLGKTQPTRITSISSRVTDLQKISLVNSVSRRLTSHIISLEDAYDELKSIQKTNYFLPIYIQIFAAALASGCFLIMFKGGWSDFPTAFIAGGLGFLTLILMNHLTKVKFFSEFTASLIIGVIAFLAVKFNYGTEIDKIIISSVMPLVPGILITNAVRDLMAGHFMSGMAKGAEAFLTAFAIGSAIAVILSF, from the coding sequence ATGCTATCACGTGAAGTGGATAATGAACTTACTATTGACTGCTTGCTTCTTGCAGGGCGAATTATGATTGAAAGTGGTGCAGAAACATATCGTGTTGAAGATACGATGCTGCGTATGGCACAATCTCAAAATATGCTAGATGCGCAATGTTATGCTACACCTACAGGTATTATTTTTTCGTTAGGCAAGACACAGCCGACGAGAATCACTTCTATTTCCAGTAGGGTTACAGATTTGCAAAAAATATCCTTGGTAAATTCAGTATCTCGTAGACTCACATCTCACATAATATCATTAGAAGACGCTTATGACGAGCTAAAGTCGATACAAAAAACAAATTATTTTTTACCAATTTATATACAAATATTTGCAGCAGCACTTGCCAGTGGCTGTTTTCTGATTATGTTTAAGGGTGGATGGTCTGATTTCCCTACAGCATTTATTGCAGGTGGGCTAGGATTTCTTACTCTTATTCTAATGAATCATTTAACAAAAGTGAAATTTTTCTCGGAGTTTACGGCTTCGTTAATTATTGGCGTTATTGCTTTTTTAGCAGTGAAGTTTAACTATGGTACAGAAATCGATAAAATTATTATTAGCTCTGTTATGCCACTAGTGCCAGGTATTTTAATCACCAATGCGGTAAGGGATTTAATGGCAGGTCATTTTATGTCAGGGATGGCAAAGGGAGCAGAGGCTTTTTTAACAGCCTTTGCTATTGGTTCAGCGATTGCCGTCATCCTATCGTTTTAG